A part of Rhodamnia argentea isolate NSW1041297 chromosome 8, ASM2092103v1, whole genome shotgun sequence genomic DNA contains:
- the LOC115736685 gene encoding ran-binding protein 1 homolog b-like, translating into MADPQAMASTEPEHQHREEEEAQAGEDEDTGAQVAPIVKLEEVAVTTGEEDEDAILDLKAKLYRFDKDGSQWKERGAGTVKLLKHKETGKVRLVMRQSKTLKICANHLVFPTMTVQEHSGNDKSCVWHATDFADGELKDELFCIRFGSVENCKTFMEKFQEVAESQKKKEENKDASAAAGLLEKLSVEEKKTGDKAGEEVAAASEGEKETKSDGKPDADKKTEPSSSA; encoded by the exons ATGGCCGACCCTCAAGCAATGGCGAGCACCGAGCCCGAGCACCAGCacagagaggaagaggaagcgCAGGCCGGCGAAGACGAGGACACCGGAGCTCAGGTCGCTCCCATCGTCAAGCTCGAGGAGGTCGCCGTCACCACCggcgaagaagacgaagacgccATCCTCGATCT AAAAGCGAAGCTGTATCGATTCGATAAAGATGGGAGCCAATGGAAGGAGAGAGGCGCTGGGACTGTGAAGCTCTTGAAGCACAAGGAGACTGGCAAGGTCCGGCTCGTCATGCGACAATCCAAAACCCTGAAGATCTGCGCCAATCATCTAG TTTTTCCTACCATGACTGTTCAGGAACACTCGGGCAATGATAAATCGTGCGTTTGGCATGCGACTGATTTCGCTGATGGGGAACTAAAGGACGAGCTTTTCTGTATCAGATTCGGATCAGTTGAGA ATTGCAAAACCTTCATGGAAAAGTTCCAGGAAGTTGCTGAatcccaaaagaagaaagaggaaaacaagGATGCTAGTGCAGCTGCCGGACTTCTTGAGAAGTTGAgtgttgaagaaaagaaaactggAGATAAAGCTGGGGAAGAGGTGGCTGCTGCTTCTGAGGGGGAGAAAGAAACTAAATCCGACGGAAAACCTGATGCAGATAAGAAAACCGAGCCTTCTTCCTCAGCTTGA
- the LOC115736679 gene encoding pyruvate decarboxylase 2-like: MDCMVSPPTDSCNPNVNDNLLGCTPMSGKCSSVVQSSHAPSAMASSDATLGRHLARRLVEIGVADVFSVPGDFNLTLLDHLIAEPGLNNIGCCNELNAGYAADGYARARGVGACVVTFTVGGLSILNAIAGAYSENLPIICIVGGPNTNDYGSNRILHHTIGLPDFSQELRCFQTVTCYQAIVNNLENAHEQIDRAVSTALKECKPAYISISCNLPGIPHPTFSREPIPFALSPIMSNELGLEAAVEATAAFLDNAVKPVLIGGPKLRVANACDAFVELADACGYPIGVMPSAKGLVPEHHPHFIGTYWGAVSTAFSAEIVESADAYLFAGPIFNDYSSVGYSLLLKREKAIIVEPDRVVVANGPAFGCILMKDFLQSLAKKLKFNSTAYENYRRIYVPEGIPLKCDPDEPLRVNILFQHIQKMLSQDTAVIAETGDSWFNCQKLKLPEGCGYEFQMQYGSIGWSVGATLGYAQSVPDKRVIACIGDGSFQVTAQDISTMIRCGQKTIIFLINNGGYTIEVEIHDGPYNVIKNWNYTGLVDAIHNGEGNCWTAKVHCERELVDAIATATEEKKDCLCFIEVIVHKDDTSKELLEWGSRVSAANSRPPNPQ; encoded by the exons ATGGACTGCATGGTTTCTCCTCCGACGGACTCGTGCAACCCGAACGTCAACGACAACCTCCTCGGCTGCACCCCCATGAGCGGCAAGTGCTCCTCCGTCGTCCAGAGCTCCCACGCCCCCTCGGCCATGGCCTCCTCCGACGCCACCCTCGGCCGCCACCTCGCCCGCCGCCTCGTCGAGATAGGCGTGGCCGACGTGTTCTCCGTGCCCGGGGACTTCAACCTCACCCTTCTCGACCACCTGATCGCCGAGCCCGGGCTCAACAACATTGGCTGCTGCAATGAGCTTAACGCCGGGTACGCCGCCGATGGCTATGCGAGGGCTCGCGGGGTCGGCGCCTGCGTCGTCACCTTCACGGTCGGCGGGCTTAGCATCCTCAATGCGATTGCCGGGGCCTACAGCGAGAACCTCCCCATTATCTGCATCGTGGGAGGGCCAAACACGAACGACTACGGCTCCAATAGGATCCTACATCACACCATCGGATTGCCGGATTTTAGCCAAGAACTGCGGTGCTTCCAGACCGTCACATGTTATCAG GCAATAGTCAATAATTTGGAGAACGCGCACGAACAGATCGACCGAGCCGTTTCGACGGCCCTGAAAGAGTGCAAGCCTGCGTACATAAGCATCAGCTGCAATTTGCCAGGCATTCCTCACCCAACTTTTAGCAGAGAGCCAATCCCATTTGCTCTGTCGCCGAT AATGAGCAATGAGTTGGGGCTGGAGGCTGCTGTCGAGGCCACGGCCGCCTTCCTTGACAATGCAGTGAAGCCTGTCCTGATAGGTGGACCGAAGCTCCGAGTTGCGAATGCCTGCGATGCGTTTGTTGAGTTGGCGGATGCGTGCGGTTACCCCATTGGAGTAATGCCGTCTGCGAAAGGCCTTGTGCCCGAACACCACCCTCACTTCATTGGCACGTACTGGGGGGCTGTCAGCACTGCCTTCTCCGCTGAGATCGTCGAGTCCGCAGATGCCTACCTGTTTGCCGGGCCTATCTTCAATGACTACAGCTCTGTGGGCTACTCGCTCCTCCTCAAGAGGGAGAAGGCGATCATTGTGGAGCCCGACCGGGTGGTCGTCGCCAATGGCCCCGCTTTTGGTTGCATTCTGATGAAGGACTTCCTGCAGTCCCTCGCGAAGAAGCTCAAGTTCAACTCCACTGCCTATGAGAACTACCGAAGGATCTACGTTCCCGAGGGGATCCCTCTCAAATGTGACCCCGACGAGCCCTTGAGGGTGAACATTCTCTTCCAGCACATACAGAAGATGCTTTCGCAGGACACGGCCGTGATTGCTGAGACCGGAGATTCCTGGTTTAACTGTCAGAAACTCAAGTTGCCCGAAGGATGCGG GTATGAGTTCCAAATGCAGTATGGATCAATCGGGTGGTCCGTTGGCGCTACGCTTGGATATGCACAGTCGGTGCCGGACAAGCGAGTCATTGCTTGCATCGGTGACGGGAGCTTCCAG GTGACGGCACAGGACATCTCAACTATGATACGATGTGGCCAAAAGACCATTATCTTCTTAATAAATAACGGCGGGTACACGATAGAAGTTGAAATCCATGATGGTCCATACAATGTGATCAAGAACTGGAACTACACTGGCTTGGTGGACGCCATCCACAACGGTGAAGGAAACTGCTGGACCGCAAAG GTGCATTGCGAGCGGGAACTTGTGGATGCAATTGCGACAGCTACGGAGGAGAAGAAGGATTGCTTGTGCTTCATCGAAGTTATCGTCCACAAGGATGACACCAGCAAAGAGTTATTGGAATGGGGTTCTCGGGTGTCTGCAGCCAACAGCCGTCCGCCGAATCCGCAGTAG